A window of Exiguobacterium sp. Helios genomic DNA:
CCCTGACCTTCGTCTATCATCAATCAGACCGCATATCTTCTGAGGTTCATTTCGACTTTTCTGCCGTCTCACGTCTCCGTCAAGTGAAACAGTATCACGCAGCGAAAGCCTTGGTCGCTTCTTATCTGCACCAAAAACCGGACGATCCGGTGGTCCATTACCAGATGGCGTGGTGTCACGACAATCTGGGGGAAGAAGCAGCGGCTGTTCCTTATTATGTCACCGCTATCGAACTGGGTCTGGCTGCACCCGATTTGCAGGAAGCGTATGTCGGGCTCGGTAGTACATACCGCGCCCTCGGACGATACGACGAGGCGTATCAGACCCTATCGGAAGGACTCATTCACTTCCCGAATCATGCCGCCTTACAGACCTTTTTCGCATTGACGTTACATAATCTCGACCGGTCATCGGAAGCGATCGAACGGTTGATCGAAACGCTTGTTGATACGACGGAGAATCCCGAAATCCTCTCATATGCCAATGCCCTGCGTTTTTACGCATCCCGTGTCGACGAGACATGGGACAGCGAATAAACTGTACGGTAAAAAAATCCGTCTCTTGGACCGAACAACTCGGTGCAGGAGACGGATTTTTTTAGAAAGACCGGTACCATACGAGGACACCGGTCAAGGCCGGCTGAACGTTTCATACCACTCCGGAATCACACGCTCAAATCGCTGATGGTCGGATAAGACATGTTCCAGCCGCCCACGCATCTGCTCCATCTCTTCCGGTGCATGACGGCTCGTCCAGACGATGGATGAAAAACAGGCCATCGCCAGATAGACGCTGTATACATTCCAAAACTGTTTCGGAACATTTCCCTCAAAATAACCGTTGACTTGACCGACGGCAAACGGAATGCTGTTTTCGACCTGAAACAATCCCATTTTGACGAAATCATGCCACGGATCGCCACTATCGTGATTCGAAAAATCAATGATTCCCACGAGATGCTCCCCGTCCGTAATCAGATTGGCCAGATGAACATCGTCGTGTTGCAAACGATTCGGCCGATCTGCAATCCATCCGATGTTTTGTTCGATGAAGGACAAAATTGCTTGATCGCCGGTCAACGGTAACGCTTCCTGTTGATACAGCGCGAC
This region includes:
- a CDS encoding tetratricopeptide repeat protein; this translates as MTASMTLETTRLRIQGAVNPSRRDEYRFELFRADDETLLGTIIVSALHRPDIRTAHVHCQINPLFLRQGYATEALPAVLAFVFTRLDFQQIETSIHPDNEPALAVASRLGLQFRYSVLPDEQPRHPLTFVYHQSDRISSEVHFDFSAVSRLRQVKQYHAAKALVASYLHQKPDDPVVHYQMAWCHDNLGEEAAAVPYYVTAIELGLAAPDLQEAYVGLGSTYRALGRYDEAYQTLSEGLIHFPNHAALQTFFALTLHNLDRSSEAIERLIETLVDTTENPEILSYANALRFYASRVDETWDSE
- a CDS encoding phosphotransferase family protein, with translation MDVLVQLLQQQPELRHLTGWTRLPTRYSASPKYTARDESGLSILHTAPLTSFRQKEREFEILRQLKQDGLPVPEPLDLNQLPEGSVCYSRYRFLTGSTIQDCVPLGRAGEYRLGQETGRLLNQIHRYEGPLATKWAVRCRAKHNRYVALYQQEALPLTGDQAILSFIEQNIGWIADRPNRLQHDDVHLANLITDGEHLVGIIDFSNHDSGDPWHDFVKMGLFQVENSIPFAVGQVNGYFEGNVPKQFWNVYSVYLAMACFSSIVWTSRHAPEEMEQMRGRLEHVLSDHQRFERVIPEWYETFSRP